A genomic region of Bernardetia sp. ABR2-2B contains the following coding sequences:
- a CDS encoding AAA family ATPase, translating to MFTKFRVQNFKTHLDTEIELKDLTLLIGSNNSGKTNLLKAISFFSEIVRANFHKRNEEVIFTNLLSNKHSLHSDKDIILGYETTLIYLDKEVKMSYSLIIHTIGLNQLVELSEIMSIEIDEEIIKFKNEKCDIYSLKLHKLIEDSNNKTINDFKFKHKVYEKIKSLATMYYFNFYPQLLREHSKIDKNIELKFNEPNRIDISNFNELFAALIIYIKENEKNSYSRFLAFIRTFEPSLIGVEIEDDKLVWQFDLGNHNSINFDADAISDGLLKATAVSLICALEKKPSLIMLEEIENGINQSKVKEFLGWLKYISDNGKNTQFILTSHSPSVIREFSDNLDSVYTFHLKRKKGYVSEVTNLNEALKKINRLGVLKEGTVEEVDGVLHVRKYALTELFYNGILREL from the coding sequence ATGTTTACCAAATTCAGAGTACAAAATTTCAAGACACATTTAGACACAGAAATAGAACTCAAAGACCTTACTTTATTGATAGGTTCGAATAACTCTGGAAAAACTAATCTTTTGAAAGCGATTAGTTTTTTTTCGGAAATTGTTAGAGCTAATTTTCATAAAAGAAATGAAGAAGTCATTTTTACAAATTTGTTGAGCAATAAGCATAGTTTGCATTCTGATAAAGATATTATTTTAGGTTATGAAACAACATTAATTTATTTAGATAAAGAAGTAAAAATGAGTTATAGTCTTATAATTCATACTATTGGTTTGAATCAATTAGTAGAATTATCTGAAATAATGAGTATAGAAATTGATGAAGAAATAATAAAATTCAAAAATGAAAAATGTGATATTTATTCCTTGAAATTGCACAAATTGATTGAAGATAGCAACAACAAGACAATTAATGATTTTAAATTTAAACATAAAGTTTATGAAAAAATTAAGTCATTAGCTACTATGTATTATTTCAATTTCTATCCTCAACTACTTAGAGAACATAGCAAAATTGATAAAAATATAGAACTAAAATTTAATGAACCTAATAGAATAGATATTTCTAATTTTAATGAATTATTTGCTGCTCTTATTATTTATATCAAAGAGAATGAGAAAAATTCGTACAGTAGATTTTTGGCTTTTATAAGAACTTTCGAACCTAGTTTAATAGGAGTAGAAATAGAAGATGATAAATTAGTTTGGCAGTTTGATTTAGGAAATCATAATAGTATCAATTTTGATGCTGATGCAATTTCAGATGGACTTTTGAAAGCGACTGCTGTATCGTTGATTTGTGCCTTAGAAAAAAAGCCTTCTCTTATTATGTTAGAAGAAATCGAAAATGGAATCAATCAAAGTAAAGTTAAAGAGTTTTTAGGTTGGCTAAAATATATTTCTGATAATGGAAAAAATACACAATTTATTCTTACCTCTCATAGTCCTTCTGTAATTCGTGAGTTTTCAGATAATTTGGATTCTGTTTATACTTTTCATTTGAAAAGAAAAAAAGGATATGTTAGTGAAGTTACTAATCTAAATGAAGCTCTGAAAAAAATAAATCGTTTGGGTGTATTGAAAGAAGGAACGGTTGAGGAAGTGGATGGAGTTTTACACGTTCGAAAGTATGCACTTACCGAACTTTTTTATAATGGAATTTTAAGAGAATTATAA
- a CDS encoding glutamate synthase subunit beta produces MGKPTGFIEFTRDIPTKRNINERVKDYLEVEETLSKDKAVEQSSRCMDCGVPFCHSGCPLGNIIPDFNDAVYQKNWEQAYEILASTNNFPEFTGRICPAPCESSCVLAINKPAVAIEAIERFIIEKAYEKGYVKPRVPEVRTGKKVAVVGSGPAGLAAASQLNKAGHTLTVFERADAIGGLLRYGIPDFKLEKNIIDRRLKIMKSEGIIFKTNANVGVNVRVKGLMEEFDSILLCGGSTVPRDLNIKGRELKGVHFAMDFLSQQNKRTANKKLNYDHAGNSYQQGEILATNKKVVVIGGGDTGSDCVGTSNRHKAESVTQIELMPMPPKERAENTPWPNWPMMMRTSSSHEEGCERTWSILTKEFVGNEKGELTGVKLVDIEWKTENGKMGFEEDPKTERIVPCDLVLLAMGFLHPERAEMLEELGVLLDEKGNIQAQNYQTQNPKVFAAGDMRRGQSLVVWAISEGREAARQIDLQLMGHTELEAKAVSKLDTQQKVVFG; encoded by the coding sequence ATGGGAAAACCAACAGGATTTATAGAATTTACTAGAGATATACCCACCAAAAGAAATATAAACGAAAGGGTAAAAGATTATTTAGAAGTTGAAGAAACACTTTCTAAAGACAAAGCCGTCGAACAGTCTTCACGCTGTATGGATTGTGGCGTTCCTTTTTGCCATAGTGGTTGTCCTTTGGGCAATATTATTCCAGATTTTAATGATGCTGTATATCAAAAAAACTGGGAACAGGCTTATGAAATACTCGCTTCTACAAATAATTTTCCAGAGTTTACAGGAAGGATTTGTCCTGCACCTTGTGAATCGTCTTGTGTTTTGGCAATCAATAAACCTGCCGTAGCCATAGAGGCGATTGAGCGATTTATTATAGAAAAAGCATACGAAAAAGGCTATGTAAAACCAAGAGTTCCAGAAGTACGAACAGGAAAAAAAGTAGCTGTCGTAGGTTCAGGACCAGCAGGACTTGCAGCAGCTTCACAACTCAACAAAGCAGGACATACGCTAACTGTTTTCGAACGTGCTGATGCTATTGGTGGATTGCTTCGTTATGGAATACCTGATTTTAAATTAGAAAAAAATATCATAGACCGTCGTTTGAAAATAATGAAATCCGAAGGTATTATTTTCAAAACGAATGCGAATGTAGGTGTAAATGTTCGTGTCAAAGGTTTGATGGAAGAATTTGATTCTATTTTACTTTGTGGTGGTTCTACTGTTCCTAGAGATTTGAATATTAAAGGACGAGAACTCAAAGGCGTACATTTTGCAATGGATTTTTTGAGTCAGCAAAACAAACGAACAGCAAACAAAAAACTCAACTACGACCACGCAGGAAATAGCTATCAACAAGGCGAAATTTTGGCAACAAACAAAAAAGTAGTCGTAATCGGAGGAGGAGATACAGGTTCGGATTGTGTAGGAACGTCTAACAGACACAAAGCAGAATCAGTAACACAAATCGAACTTATGCCAATGCCTCCCAAAGAACGAGCAGAAAACACGCCTTGGCCCAACTGGCCTATGATGATGCGAACTTCGTCTTCCCATGAAGAAGGCTGTGAGCGTACTTGGTCTATTCTGACAAAAGAATTTGTAGGCAATGAAAAAGGCGAACTGACAGGAGTAAAACTCGTCGATATAGAATGGAAAACAGAAAATGGAAAAATGGGTTTTGAAGAAGATCCAAAAACAGAAAGAATTGTTCCCTGTGATTTGGTGCTTTTGGCGATGGGTTTTCTACATCCAGAACGTGCTGAAATGCTAGAAGAACTAGGTGTTTTGTTAGACGAAAAAGGAAATATTCAAGCACAAAATTACCAAACTCAAAACCCTAAAGTTTTTGCAGCAGGAGATATGAGAAGAGGGCAATCGCTTGTCGTTTGGGCAATTTCAGAAGGGCGTGAAGCTGCTCGTCAGATTGATTTGCAGTTGATGGGACATACTGAATTAGAAGCAAAAGCTGTTTCTAAGTTGGATACTCAACAGAAGGTGGTTTTTGGGTAG
- the gltB gene encoding glutamate synthase large subunit, which produces MNTEGLYDPSFEHDACGIGFVANIKGRKSHQIIEDAIKMLTRMEHRGACGCEENTGDGAGILIQMPHEFFLDECTKLGFTLPPYGEYGVGMVFFPQDTELKEECRTILDRKIKQLGFELIGYRKVPTNNEGIGESALNVEPFIEQVFIKLPTPASDPLHFERKLFVLRNYATRVINESVQGVDSNFYFASLSYKTIIYKGQLTTGQVRPYFSDLHHENVVSALAVIHSRFSTNTFPSWKLAQPFRYIAHNGEINTVKGNVNWFQASETEFESEYFTKEELDMLRPICGSSQSDSANLDNVIEMLVLSGRSLPHVMMMLIPEAWDGNEQMEKMRKKFYEYHASLMAPWDGPASITFTDGKIVGATLDRNGLRPSRYWVTDDDRVIMASEAGVLDIDQSTIISKGRLQPGRMFIVDMEQGKILSDEEVKAKICAQQPYGDWLKENKIKLKEIVKPASRFVPLRNKNLVRRQVEAGYTTEDLKYIIGAMATSAKGSLGSMGLDTPLAVLSEQSQHLSNYFKQLFAQVTNPPIDSIRERSVMSLISFVGPKQNLLSETPKHCHTLELHQPILNNKDLEKIRHLDHKGFQTKTIFTYFKADAKAGRLERGLERICNYAEDAVEDGFSIIILSDRTSDSNHAQIPSLLAMSAVHHHLINKGLRDNIGLIAETADAWESHHFATLIGFGASGINPYLALETIDYLKRKERINTELITEELQRNYIKAVGKELLKIFAKMGISTLQSYQGAQIFEALGIDKEVIDKYFAGTVSRVGGLKLDDIAREVLIRHQIVYPTKNQITKNKLRLEGGGIYQWKQRGEEHIFNPQTIHLLQQSTKREDYQLFKKYTRLIDEQTEKAMTLRGMLKFKPSKPIPIEEVEPAENIFKRFATGAMSFGSISWEAHTTLAIAMNRIGGKSNSGEGGEDTKRYETLENGDSMNSSIKQVASGRFGVNSYYLSNATEIQIKMAQGAKPGEGGQLPGHKVDDWIAKVRYSTPGVGLISPPPHHDIYSIEDLAQLIFDLKNANRHARINVKLVSEAGVGTIAAGVAKAHADVVLISGHDGGTGASPLSSIRHAGLPWELGVAETHQTLVKNKLRSRITVQADGQIRTGKDLAVAALLGAEEWGVATAALVSTGCIMMRKCHLNTCPVGVATQRKELRALFTGKPEYVVNLFKFLAEELREIMAEMGFRTVDEMIGQSDCLAIRDNITHWKHQNLDLSKILYKAPASSDVGLFKQEEQDHGIDNVLDWKILEKVKSSIENSQSIKADFKIQNTDRAVGTILSHEISKKYGLQGLPQNTLHLKFKGTAGQSFAAFAVKGITMEIEGDANDYVGKGLSGAKLIFYPDHKAKFVPAENSIIGNVAFYGATSGEAYIRGMAGERFAVRNSGVKTVVEGIGDHGCEYMTGGLVINLGDTGRNFAAGMSGGVAYIWNKKGNFEEKLNSEMVEIEQITSEDENIIRMYVENHLHYTESLLAKEILNNWESSIAHFIKIMPIDFKRALLDRNITLLQKLDDELVVSE; this is translated from the coding sequence TTGAATACAGAAGGACTATACGACCCTAGTTTTGAACACGATGCTTGTGGAATTGGATTTGTCGCCAACATAAAAGGACGCAAATCACACCAAATTATAGAAGATGCCATCAAGATGCTCACACGCATGGAACACCGAGGAGCATGTGGCTGCGAAGAAAATACAGGAGATGGAGCAGGTATTTTGATACAAATGCCTCACGAGTTTTTTTTAGATGAATGCACAAAATTAGGTTTTACTTTGCCTCCCTATGGCGAATACGGCGTAGGAATGGTATTTTTTCCACAAGATACCGAGCTAAAAGAAGAATGCCGAACCATTCTTGACCGAAAAATAAAACAGCTTGGTTTTGAGCTTATCGGTTATCGAAAAGTTCCCACCAATAATGAAGGAATAGGAGAAAGTGCTTTGAATGTAGAGCCATTTATCGAACAAGTTTTTATAAAATTACCTACTCCAGCCTCCGACCCACTTCACTTTGAGAGAAAACTCTTTGTCTTACGCAATTATGCCACTAGAGTCATCAATGAAAGTGTGCAGGGAGTAGATAGTAATTTTTATTTTGCTTCCCTTTCTTACAAAACCATTATTTATAAAGGACAACTCACGACTGGACAAGTTCGCCCTTATTTTTCGGATTTGCACCACGAAAATGTCGTTTCGGCATTGGCAGTAATTCACTCTCGTTTTTCTACAAATACTTTTCCCTCTTGGAAACTAGCGCAGCCTTTTAGATACATCGCTCACAATGGCGAAATAAATACCGTAAAAGGAAATGTAAATTGGTTTCAAGCTTCAGAAACGGAGTTTGAATCCGAATATTTTACGAAAGAAGAGTTAGATATGCTGCGTCCTATTTGTGGCTCGTCGCAATCTGATTCTGCCAATTTAGATAATGTTATCGAAATGTTAGTGTTGAGTGGTCGTTCGCTTCCTCATGTCATGATGATGCTTATTCCAGAGGCTTGGGACGGAAATGAGCAAATGGAAAAGATGCGTAAGAAGTTTTACGAATATCACGCTTCATTAATGGCACCTTGGGATGGTCCTGCTTCTATTACTTTTACTGATGGAAAAATTGTAGGCGCAACTTTAGACCGTAACGGTTTGCGTCCGTCAAGGTATTGGGTAACTGATGATGACCGAGTAATTATGGCATCAGAAGCAGGTGTTTTGGATATTGACCAATCTACGATTATCTCAAAAGGACGTTTACAACCGGGGAGAATGTTTATTGTAGATATGGAACAGGGAAAAATTTTGAGTGATGAAGAAGTAAAAGCCAAAATTTGCGCTCAACAACCGTATGGAGATTGGCTCAAAGAAAATAAAATCAAGCTAAAGGAAATCGTTAAACCTGCAAGTAGGTTTGTTCCTTTGAGAAATAAAAATCTTGTCAGAAGGCAAGTAGAAGCAGGCTATACTACCGAAGATTTGAAATACATTATTGGAGCTATGGCAACTTCAGCCAAAGGTTCATTAGGTTCTATGGGTTTGGATACGCCATTGGCAGTATTATCGGAGCAAAGTCAGCATTTATCCAATTACTTCAAACAATTATTTGCACAAGTAACCAACCCACCGATTGATTCTATCAGAGAGCGAAGTGTCATGTCTTTGATTTCCTTTGTAGGACCAAAACAAAATTTACTTTCCGAAACCCCAAAACATTGTCATACGCTAGAACTCCATCAACCAATATTAAACAACAAAGATTTAGAGAAAATCAGACATCTTGACCACAAAGGTTTTCAAACCAAAACAATTTTTACCTATTTCAAAGCCGATGCAAAAGCAGGAAGATTAGAACGAGGTTTGGAACGAATCTGTAATTATGCCGAAGATGCCGTCGAAGATGGTTTTTCGATTATTATTCTTTCAGACAGAACTTCGGACAGCAATCACGCTCAAATTCCGTCTTTACTTGCTATGTCAGCAGTTCATCATCATCTTATCAATAAAGGTCTTCGTGATAATATTGGACTGATTGCAGAAACGGCTGATGCTTGGGAGTCTCATCATTTTGCTACTTTGATTGGTTTTGGAGCTTCTGGCATCAATCCGTATTTGGCATTGGAAACCATTGATTACCTAAAAAGAAAAGAGCGAATAAATACAGAGCTAATAACCGAAGAATTACAAAGAAATTACATCAAAGCAGTAGGAAAAGAATTATTAAAGATTTTTGCCAAAATGGGAATTTCGACGCTGCAATCGTATCAAGGAGCGCAAATATTCGAAGCTCTTGGAATTGATAAGGAAGTAATTGATAAATACTTTGCTGGTACGGTTTCAAGAGTTGGAGGACTAAAACTAGATGATATTGCTAGAGAAGTTCTTATTCGTCATCAAATTGTTTACCCTACCAAAAATCAAATAACAAAAAACAAATTACGCCTAGAAGGAGGAGGAATTTATCAATGGAAACAACGAGGCGAAGAACACATTTTTAATCCTCAAACCATTCATTTACTTCAACAATCAACCAAAAGAGAAGATTATCAATTATTCAAAAAATATACTCGCTTAATAGATGAGCAAACCGAAAAAGCAATGACATTGCGTGGAATGCTCAAATTTAAACCATCAAAACCAATTCCGATAGAAGAAGTAGAACCTGCTGAAAACATCTTCAAGCGATTTGCGACAGGTGCAATGTCTTTTGGTTCGATTTCTTGGGAAGCGCACACAACACTTGCTATTGCAATGAACCGAATAGGAGGAAAAAGTAATAGTGGAGAAGGTGGAGAAGATACAAAACGCTATGAAACTTTAGAAAATGGCGATTCCATGAACTCATCTATTAAGCAAGTTGCCTCTGGTCGTTTTGGTGTAAATAGCTATTATTTGAGTAATGCTACTGAAATTCAAATCAAAATGGCACAAGGCGCAAAGCCAGGAGAAGGTGGGCAATTACCAGGGCATAAAGTGGATGATTGGATTGCAAAAGTGCGTTATTCTACACCAGGGGTTGGGTTGATTTCTCCTCCTCCTCATCACGATATTTATTCGATTGAAGATTTGGCACAACTGATTTTTGATTTGAAAAATGCAAATCGTCATGCAAGAATTAATGTAAAATTAGTTTCAGAAGCAGGTGTCGGAACTATTGCTGCTGGAGTTGCAAAAGCTCATGCTGATGTCGTTCTTATTTCTGGTCATGATGGTGGAACTGGTGCTTCTCCACTTAGTTCGATTCGCCATGCAGGACTTCCTTGGGAGTTGGGAGTGGCAGAAACGCATCAAACATTAGTCAAAAATAAATTGCGTAGCCGAATAACTGTACAAGCAGACGGACAAATCCGAACAGGAAAAGATTTAGCTGTTGCAGCCTTATTGGGTGCAGAAGAATGGGGAGTAGCAACGGCAGCACTTGTAAGTACAGGTTGTATTATGATGCGAAAATGTCATCTCAATACGTGTCCTGTTGGAGTGGCTACACAAAGAAAAGAATTACGAGCTTTATTTACTGGAAAACCAGAATATGTAGTCAATCTTTTTAAATTCTTAGCAGAAGAACTACGAGAAATTATGGCAGAAATGGGTTTCAGAACTGTCGACGAAATGATAGGACAAAGCGACTGTTTAGCAATCCGAGATAACATTACCCATTGGAAACACCAAAATCTTGATTTATCAAAAATTTTATACAAAGCTCCTGCAAGTTCAGATGTTGGCTTATTCAAACAAGAAGAGCAAGACCACGGAATAGATAATGTATTGGACTGGAAAATCTTAGAAAAAGTAAAATCTTCTATTGAAAATTCACAGTCTATAAAAGCCGACTTTAAAATCCAAAATACTGACCGTGCCGTAGGTACTATTCTCTCTCACGAAATTTCCAAAAAATACGGTTTACAAGGACTTCCTCAAAACACATTACATCTAAAATTCAAAGGAACAGCAGGACAAAGTTTTGCAGCTTTTGCCGTAAAAGGAATAACCATGGAAATAGAAGGCGATGCAAATGATTATGTCGGAAAAGGACTTTCAGGTGCAAAACTTATCTTTTATCCCGACCACAAAGCCAAATTTGTTCCAGCCGAAAATAGCATAATTGGAAATGTTGCTTTTTATGGTGCAACTTCTGGAGAAGCCTATATTAGAGGAATGGCAGGCGAGCGTTTTGCAGTCCGTAACTCTGGCGTAAAAACGGTAGTAGAAGGAATCGGCGACCACGGTTGTGAATATATGACAGGTGGTTTGGTGATTAATCTAGGCGATACAGGTAGAAATTTTGCAGCAGGAATGAGTGGAGGAGTAGCTTATATTTGGAATAAAAAAGGAAATTTTGAAGAAAAACTCAATTCCGAAATGGTAGAAATAGAGCAGATCACTAGCGAAGACGAGAATATTATCAGGATGTACGTAGAAAATCATCTTCATTATACAGAATCTTTACTTGCTAAAGAAATACTCAATAATTGGGAAAGTTCTATTGCTCACTTTATCAAAATAATGCCGATTGATTTCAAACGAGCTTTGTTAGATAGAAATATTACTTTACTGCAAAAACTTGATGATGAGCTGGTAGTGAGTGAGTAA
- a CDS encoding TolC family protein yields the protein MKDIQCNRDKRLVMLTSFFFSVCFFFFSQQTIAQNTTEWSLDSCISYALRQNIQLKINELGIENSELALKQSKDDRLPNANASISHNYNWGRSIDPFSNSFVNQLIRTNNLSLNSSVTLYNGSRLNNTIAQNELQVEADKLNYGQAQNDLMLNIASNYLQVVLNKEIAANARRQKTSTQAQYDRTQQLVEAGVLPRANLYDLEAQLAADQQQIILGENNLMLAKLQLRQLMQLSPTEDFDIVTPQVDDPSAILDSKNPYQIYQIAETTQPNIKGADVNIEVAEKGIDIAEAGRLPTLSLVGGAGANYTSSQKERFDVTDQTIVGLDTLGYIANGAGIPTDYVVRPDVALGKENFGFFNQLNESFRYSVGLRLDIPIFNRFQVDNNVQRAKIQTQNAQLNSKLIRTQLYQTIEQAYISARAAKASFEASKQRVKALEETVRVMEKRLEAGAANSTEYTVVKNNLSVAQADLLRAKYEFIFRIKVLEFYEGEELKF from the coding sequence ATGAAAGATATACAATGTAATAGAGATAAGAGGCTAGTGATGCTGACTAGCTTTTTTTTTAGCGTTTGTTTTTTCTTCTTCTCACAACAAACAATTGCTCAAAATACAACAGAATGGTCGCTTGACTCTTGTATTTCGTATGCCTTACGTCAGAATATTCAGCTCAAAATCAATGAATTGGGTATTGAAAACTCTGAATTGGCATTAAAACAATCAAAAGATGATAGATTGCCGAATGCAAACGCTTCTATTTCCCATAATTACAACTGGGGACGTTCGATTGACCCTTTTTCGAATAGTTTTGTTAATCAACTTATTCGAACTAATAACTTATCTCTAAATTCTTCTGTTACTCTCTATAATGGTTCTCGTCTAAATAATACAATTGCACAAAATGAACTACAAGTAGAAGCTGATAAGCTCAATTATGGACAGGCTCAGAATGATTTGATGCTCAATATTGCCAGTAATTACTTACAAGTTGTTTTGAATAAAGAAATTGCAGCCAATGCTCGTCGTCAGAAAACAAGTACACAAGCGCAATATGACCGAACACAGCAACTTGTAGAAGCAGGTGTTTTGCCTAGAGCAAATCTATATGATTTGGAAGCTCAACTGGCAGCTGACCAGCAACAAATAATTTTGGGAGAGAATAATCTGATGCTTGCAAAACTTCAACTTCGTCAGTTGATGCAGCTCTCTCCTACTGAAGATTTTGATATTGTTACTCCACAAGTAGATGACCCTTCGGCTATTTTAGATTCAAAAAATCCATATCAAATTTATCAAATTGCAGAAACAACACAGCCTAATATAAAAGGAGCAGATGTAAATATAGAAGTAGCAGAAAAAGGAATTGACATTGCCGAAGCAGGAAGACTACCTACGCTTTCCCTAGTAGGTGGAGCAGGTGCAAACTATACAAGTAGTCAAAAAGAACGGTTTGATGTTACAGACCAAACTATTGTAGGTTTAGATACACTGGGTTACATTGCAAATGGAGCAGGAATACCGACTGATTATGTAGTTCGTCCTGATGTAGCTTTAGGAAAAGAAAATTTTGGTTTTTTCAATCAACTTAACGAATCTTTTAGATATAGTGTAGGCTTGAGATTAGATATTCCTATTTTTAATCGTTTTCAAGTAGATAACAATGTTCAGAGAGCAAAAATTCAGACTCAGAATGCACAATTAAATTCTAAACTTATCCGTACGCAGCTTTATCAAACTATCGAACAGGCATATATTTCAGCTCGTGCAGCAAAGGCATCTTTTGAAGCAAGTAAGCAGCGAGTAAAAGCTTTAGAAGAAACTGTCCGTGTAATGGAGAAACGATTAGAAGCAGGTGCAGCCAACAGCACAGAATATACAGTTGTTAAAAATAATCTTTCGGTAGCACAAGCTGATTTGCTTAGAGCTAAGTACGAATTTATTTTTAGAATAAAAGTATTAGAGTTTTATGAGGGAGAAGAGTTGAAGTTTTAA